Below is a genomic region from Bartonella harrusi.
TGGCAATTGTTACAGAGGACACCACAGCCCAAAAAGCATTAACTGCCAATAATAAATCTATGAATGATATTATAAACGCTTTTAAGAAAAATGGAATTCAAGAAAATGATTTACAAACATCAAACTTGAACATATATCCATATAACCCACATAATGAGCATAAAGATAATGAAAAAAAGACACATGAGAAACTGTATCGTGTATCACATTCTCTAACAGTATATATTCGTGACTTCGCCAATGCTGGTAAAATATTTGATCAAGCAATGGCGCTTGATGTTAAGTCGGTGAATAATATTTACTTTACCAATAACAATACAGAACCATTTTATAAAGAAGCACGTAAAAATGCTATCGCTAAAGCCATTGAAAAAGCTAAAACTATAGCGCAAGAAGCTAATTTAAAATTAGGAAAAATAATTACAATCAATGAAGGTAGTAATAATCACTATCCACGAGAACACCTTCGAAGTGGTTCAATAGAGGACGACTACGACAATACAAACCTTGCAGGAGGTGAATTGAGCTATGTTGTCAATATTACCATGGTATTTGATATAGAATAGACTATGTAGTCTTATCAATTGCTGCATGAAGCCATCAAGATCACTGGCTTTCACGCAGAAGACTTTATAATATTGGGGGGGGGATTCAGACGATGATTCCTTTATTTATCTTTGTAAATTTTTATCTGTCCATATACAGGAAATTGTTTTTTATACACTCACTGTCTAAAAATTCCTAGTACTAGCTGATTTCACAAAGATCTTTTCCCTAATTAATCAGAACCGATAAATACAGATTTTTGTAACAAACGGCCTATTTTAGCTGTCGCAACATCCAACACTATAATTTGAAACGATTATAACAATGGACATACCTATGATACCGCCAAGCCTCCTTATCTAAAAAAGATGGCAAGCAACACTGGTTACATAAATAAATATCACCCGTATCATCATCTTCTACTTTCTGTAAATAACAACATCTAATCCATGGCAGAAACCTTCCCACTCAGACATAGAAATTTCTTCTAACTTTTTTCATTTTCCAAAAGAGAACTTTTTTACTCATAAAATCAGGAATATTTTTTCTTTTTGGAATAAAAAATCTATGAAAAAGCAAAATAATAAAATTAGACCACATTACCTCTCAAGACAAGTTATCCAAAAACTTATTAAATAAAAAATATACCCTATCTTTAGCAAACACCCCATACGCAGAAAAATAATGCACCAAAATATCTATTGTAAACAAACATAAGAAACAACAAAATGTGCAAATCAAAATGTTTTACAAAATAAAATAATATAATCGGAATGAAATATCTAAACTTCTCCACATTCCCATAATTCGCTTGTGTGAATGCTTCTATAGTACAAAAAAAAGAATCATAACCAATAACAAGTTGACATCTCTCAACGTCAACTATTCTTAAATATGATATCTTCTAATAGACCTACTATCACACGCAAGACAATGCTTTCGATATCGTTCACTCCTTTGAGAAATCACCCTATAATTTTATTTCCACTATCGATTGCTTTTATAAACAGTAGCACAAATATCAAAGCCAAGAAAAATATTGGACACATAAGTTTTGCATGAATTGTTTAATACCCACTCGCCTTACCCCTCTTCAAAAAAATATTTCAAAAACGACACGATATGCTTTTTGTTCACACGCATCAAAAAGAACACATCTTTGAAAAGGTACAAGTCTCTTATTAAGAGTCAAGAAAACTACGCAATTTGCGTGAACGGCTTGGATGCTTCAACTTACGAAGCGCCTTTGCTTCAATTTGTCGAATACGCTCCCTTGTCACTGAAAATTGTTGCCCAACTTCTTCCAACGTGTGATCTGTATTCATCCCGATACCAAAACGCATTCGCAAAACACGTTCTTCACGTGGTGTTAATGAAGCAAGCACACGCGTCGTTGTATCCCGTAGATTTGCCTGAATAGCTGCATCAATCGGCAATAATGCATTTCTATCCTCAATAAAATCGCCCAAATGCGAATCATCTTCATCACCTACAGGTGTTTCAAGTGAAATGGGCTCTTTTGCAATTTTAAGGACTTTTCGTACTTTTTCTAACGGCATAGAAAGTTTGCTAGACAATTCTTCTGGTGTAGGCTCGCGTCCAATTTCATGGAGAATCTGTCGTGATGTACGAACAATTTTGTTAATTGTTTCAATCATATGAACAGGGATACGAATAGTACGTGCCTGATCAGCAATAGAACGAGTAATTGCCTGACGAATCCACCATGTTGCATAAGTTGAAAATTTGTATCCACGGCGATATTCAAATTTATCCACGGCTTTCATCAAGCCAATATTTCCTTCTTGAATA
It encodes:
- a CDS encoding SIMPL domain-containing protein, yielding MTKTIFQSLNYYKVKIAMIMLALLACSFPIHAAESKTKDRTITVSATGETSVTPDVAIINLAIVTEDTTAQKALTANNKSMNDIINAFKKNGIQENDLQTSNLNIYPYNPHNEHKDNEKKTHEKLYRVSHSLTVYIRDFANAGKIFDQAMALDVKSVNNIYFTNNNTEPFYKEARKNAIAKAIEKAKTIAQEANLKLGKIITINEGSNNHYPREHLRSGSIEDDYDNTNLAGGELSYVVNITMVFDIE